A DNA window from Loxodonta africana isolate mLoxAfr1 chromosome 7, mLoxAfr1.hap2, whole genome shotgun sequence contains the following coding sequences:
- the LOC100664805 gene encoding olfactory receptor 8K3-like: MDKHNLTVLSEFTLMGITDRPELQAPLFGLFLIIYMISVVGNLGIIILTKMDSRLQTPMYFFLRHLAITDLVYSTAVGPKMLVNFVVDENTISYYFCATQLAFFILFVNGEIFILSAMSYDRYVAICNPLLYTVIMSQRTCWVLMAIVYLHSTFVSLLVTIKIFNLSFCGHNVIRHFYCDTLPLLSLLCSNTHEIELIILILAAFDFISPLLIVLVSYILIIVSILRLNSAEGRHKAFSTCGSHLTVVVVFYGTLIFMYLQPKSSHSFDTDKVASIFYTLVIPMLNPLIYGLRNNDVKYALHRTLGQLCNIFSQSSLYRIIYTNYIMGFKLSSVCLQRG; the protein is encoded by the coding sequence ATGGACAAGCACAATCTAACAGTGCTGAGTGAATTCACTCTGATGGGAATCACAGACCGCCCTGAGCTGCAGGCTCCATTGTTCGGGCTGTTCCTCATCATCTACATGATCTCAGTGGTGGGCAACTtgggcatcatcatcctcaccaagatggactccaggctacaaactcccatgtacttttttctcagacacctggctatcactgatcttgTTTATTCAACAGCCGTGGGACCCAAAATGTTGGTAAATTTTGTTGTTGATGAAAATACAATCTCTTATTATTTTTGTGCTACACAGctagctttttttattttgttcgtAAATGGTGAAATTTTTATTCTGTCAgcaatgtcctatgaccgctatgtggccatctgtaaccctctgctctacacagttATCATGTCACAAAGGACATGTTGGGTGCTGATGGCAATTGTCTACCTCCACAGCACATTTGTTTCTCTTCTAGTcaccataaagatttttaatttatccttctgtggccacaatgtcatcaggcatttctactgtgacacTCTCCCCTTGTTATCTTTGCTCTGCTCAAACACACATGAAATTGAATTGATCATTCTTATTTTAGCAGCTTTTGATTTTATTTCACCACTCCTAATAGTTCTTGTTTCTTACATACTCATAATTGTATCCATTCTCAGACTGAACTCAGCCGAGGGCaggcacaaggccttctccacctgtggatcccacctgactgtggtggtagtgttctatgggactttaatctttatgtatctGCAGCCCAAGTCCAGTCATTCCTTTGACACTGACAAAGTGGCTTCCATATTTTACACCCtggtgatccccatgttgaatcccttgatctaTGGTTTGAGGAATAATGATGTGAAATATGCCTTACATAGGACTTTGGGACAATTATGCAATATATTTTCTCAAAGCTCACTATACCGTATCATTTATACAAATTACATTATGGGCTTTAAACTTTCTTCTGTGTGCCTCCAGAGGGGATAG
- the LOC135232053 gene encoding olfactory receptor 8K3-like → MDKHNLTVLNEFILKGIADRPELQAPLFGLFLIIYVISVVGNLGIIILTKMDSKLQSPMYFFLRHLSITDLGDSTTVGPKMLVNFVVNENTISYYFCAIQLAFFIMFLNSEFFILSAMSYDRYVAICNPLLYTVIMSQRRCWVLVSITYLYSTFVSLLITMKIFNLSFCGYSVIRYFYCDGLPLVSLLCSNTLEIKLIILALAAFDLISSLLIVLVSYILIIVAILRMNSAEGRHKPFSTCGSHLTVVVMFYGTLIFMYVQPKSSHSFHTDKVASIFYTLVIPMLNPLIYSLRNKDVKYALHRTLGQLCNLFSQRLLYYDS, encoded by the coding sequence ATGGACAAGCATAATCTAACAGTGCTGAATGAATTCATTCTGAAGGGAATCGCAGACCGTCCAGAGTTGCAAGCTCCATTGTTCGGACTGTTCCTCATCATCTACGTGATCTCAGTGGTGGGCAACTtgggcatcatcatcctcaccaagatGGACTCCAAGCTACAAagccccatgtacttttttctcagacacCTGTCTATCACTGATCTTGGTGATTCAACAACTGTGGGACCCAAAATGCTAGTCAATTTTGTGGTCAATGAAAACACAatctcctattatttttgtgctaTACAGCTAGCTTTCTTTATTATGTTTCTAAATAGTGAATTTTTTATCCTGTCAgcaatgtcctatgaccgctatgtggccatctgtaaccctctgctctacacagtcaTCATGTCACAGAGGAGGTGTTGGGTGTTGGTTTCAATCACCTATCTCTACAGcacatttgtttctcttctgATCACCAtgaagatttttaatttatccttctgTGGCTACAGTGTCATCAGGTATTTCTACTGTGACGGTCTCCCCTTGGTATCTTTGCTCTGCTCAAACACACTTGAAATCAAGTTGATCATTCTTGCCTTAGCAGCTTTTGATTTGATTTCATCCCTCCTAATAGTTCTTGTTTCTTACATACTGATCATTGTAGCCATTCTCAGGATGAACTCAGCTGAGGGCAGGCACAAGCctttctccacctgtggatcccacCTGACTGTGGTGGTAAtgttctatgggactttaatcTTCATGTACGTGCAGCCCAAATCCAGTCATTCCTTTCACACTGATAAAGTGGCTTCCATATTTTACACCTTGGTTATtcccatgttgaatcccttgatctaTAGTTTGAGGAATAAAGATGTAAAATATGCCTTACATAGGACTTTAGGACAATtatgcaatttattttctcaaaggttACTATACTATGATTCATAA
- the LOC135232054 gene encoding olfactory receptor 8K3-like translates to MDKDNLTVLNEFILMGITDRTELQAPSFGLFLIIYVISVVGNLDIIIFTKIDFKLETPIELFTLSAMSYDRYVAICNPLLYTVIMSQRVCQVLVVITYLYSTFVSLLITIKIFNLSFCGYNVISHFYCDIPPLFSLLCSNTHEIELILLVLVAFDLISSLLIVVVSYLLVLVAIIRMNSAEGRYKAFSTCGSHLTVLVVFYGTLFFTYIQPKSNHSFDTDTVTSIFILWLFQC, encoded by the exons ATGGACAAAGACAATCTAACTGTGCTGAATGAATTCATTCTGATGGGAATCACAGACCGCACTGAGCTGCAGGCTCCATCGTTCGGGCTGTTCCTCATCATCTACGTGATCTCAGTAGTGGGCAACTTGGACATCATCATCTTCACCAAGATAGACTTCAAACTTGAAacacccat TGAACTATTCACTCTGTCAGCAATGtcttatgaccgctatgtggccatttgtaaccctctgctctacacagtcaTCATGTCACAAAGGGTTTGCCAGGTGCTGGTTGTAATCACCTATCTCTATAGcacatttgtttctcttctcATCACCATAAAGATATTTAATTTATCCTTCTGTGGTTATAACGTCATCAGTCATTTCTACTGTGACATTCcccccttgttctctttgctCTGCTCAAACACACATGAAATTGAATTAATCCTTCTGGTCTTAGTAGCTTTTGATTTGATTTCGTCTCTCCTAATAGTTGTTGTTTCTTACCTGCTGGTTCTTGTAGCCATTATCAGAATGAACTCAGCTGAGGGCAGGTACAAGGCCTTCTCTACCTGTGGATCCCACCTGACAGTGCTGGTAGTGTTCTACGGGACTTTATTCTTTACATACATTCAGCCCAAGTCCAATCACTCTTTTGACACTGATACAGTGACTTCAATATTTATACTCTGGTTATTCCAATGTTGA